In Spirobacillus cienkowskii, a genomic segment contains:
- a CDS encoding SIS domain-containing protein, translating to MQVTSFMENEVAESPKIIKRQLQNSVTILKEISKRLQLNPPSFVATIARGSSDHAALFAKYAIESQLGIVTTTIAPSIHTIYKTKINYKNSLVIGISQSGKSPDLVESMAYAKKSGALTVALINENNSPLEKECEYCIPLLAQKERSIAATKSFIASITRIIQFIAYWNCDNKLKEDLIALPDILANQTLNYNKSNLNHLYTASHILVVGRGFTFPLALESALKLKETCGLHAEAFSSAEILHGPIELIKENFPTLIYVNNDATFTSIAKLIELLIQKKSIITIIGSKKIIQDFKLPKNKNIIKIATNNSNKLGPICNSVPLIYCFYPLVAQLAKLKGKNPDKPTNLNKTTITV from the coding sequence ATGCAAGTCACATCATTCATGGAAAATGAAGTTGCAGAATCTCCTAAGATTATTAAACGACAGCTACAAAACTCTGTAACAATTTTAAAAGAAATCTCAAAAAGATTACAATTAAATCCACCTTCATTTGTTGCAACGATTGCACGCGGTAGCTCCGATCATGCCGCTTTGTTTGCTAAATATGCTATTGAATCGCAGTTAGGTATTGTGACAACAACAATTGCTCCCTCAATTCATACAATTTACAAAACCAAAATCAATTATAAAAATAGTTTAGTCATTGGCATTTCTCAGTCTGGAAAAAGTCCTGATTTGGTTGAAAGCATGGCATACGCTAAAAAAAGTGGAGCACTCACTGTCGCATTGATTAACGAAAACAATTCACCATTAGAAAAAGAATGTGAATACTGTATCCCACTCCTTGCGCAAAAAGAACGCTCTATTGCTGCGACAAAAAGCTTTATCGCCTCAATCACAAGAATTATTCAATTTATTGCTTATTGGAACTGTGATAATAAACTTAAAGAAGATTTAATTGCTTTACCAGACATACTTGCCAATCAAACTTTAAATTATAATAAATCAAATTTAAATCATTTGTATACAGCAAGTCATATTTTAGTGGTAGGACGCGGGTTTACATTTCCTCTTGCTTTAGAAAGCGCCTTAAAACTTAAAGAAACATGCGGACTTCATGCCGAAGCATTTAGTAGCGCAGAAATTTTACATGGACCTATAGAACTTATAAAAGAAAATTTTCCAACCCTAATTTATGTTAATAATGATGCAACTTTTACAAGTATCGCAAAACTGATTGAATTATTAATTCAAAAAAAATCTATTATTACTATCATCGGCTCAAAAAAGATTATTCAAGATTTCAAACTTCCTAAAAACAAAAATATCATAAAAATTGCAACTAATAATTCAAATAAATTAGGACCAATATGCAACTCTGTTCCTTTAATATATTGCTTTTATCCATTGGTTGCACAATTAGCAAAACTTAAAGGAAAAAATCCTGATAAGCCAACAAATCTCAATAAAACAACAATCACTGTCTAA
- the sohB gene encoding protease SohB translates to MNSSLFSWFQLTLGLLGVVGLFLVFIGIIALIAIKKKKTAQGIKIEVKKINDSFKENKIKLLTAILNETELKSLAKKEKENAKAKKKAEKDNANAEKPKRIFLLDFNGDLAASAVTALREQISTIIQAARPCDEVIVRLESPGGMVHSYGLASSQLARLKEHRLTLTICVDKIAASGGYMMACLADKIIAAPFAIIGSIGVIASMPNLNKLLHKNDIEYLEITAGEYKRTLTPLGEITEKKKAKFQEQIDEVHMLFKNHVQRYRPTLDIDTVATGEYWYGIQALDLQLIDELKTSDDYLLNLSQDFEIYHIFTPKKETLRDKLANSCNAIFSATIKNKIFKEEEKYPLFI, encoded by the coding sequence ATGAATAGTTCATTGTTTTCATGGTTTCAATTGACGTTGGGGTTATTAGGGGTTGTTGGATTATTTCTTGTTTTTATTGGAATTATTGCTTTAATTGCCATAAAAAAGAAAAAAACTGCTCAAGGTATTAAAATTGAAGTTAAAAAAATTAACGATTCATTTAAAGAAAATAAAATAAAATTATTAACAGCAATTTTAAATGAAACTGAGCTTAAAAGCTTGGCAAAAAAAGAAAAAGAAAATGCTAAAGCAAAAAAGAAAGCCGAAAAAGATAATGCAAATGCAGAAAAACCCAAGCGCATTTTTTTGCTCGATTTCAATGGTGACTTAGCCGCCTCTGCTGTAACCGCATTGAGAGAACAAATTTCTACAATTATTCAAGCAGCACGTCCCTGTGATGAAGTGATTGTACGTCTAGAAAGCCCTGGCGGCATGGTACACTCTTATGGTTTGGCATCTTCTCAATTGGCGCGTTTAAAAGAACATCGATTAACATTGACAATTTGCGTCGATAAAATTGCAGCAAGCGGTGGTTATATGATGGCATGTCTTGCCGATAAAATAATTGCTGCACCATTTGCTATCATTGGTTCAATTGGCGTGATTGCAAGTATGCCAAACTTAAATAAATTGTTACATAAAAATGATATTGAATATCTTGAAATCACGGCTGGAGAATACAAAAGAACTCTCACTCCACTTGGAGAAATTACTGAAAAGAAAAAAGCAAAGTTTCAAGAACAAATTGATGAAGTGCACATGCTTTTTAAAAATCATGTACAGAGATACAGACCCACTCTCGATATTGATACGGTTGCAACTGGAGAATACTGGTATGGTATTCAAGCACTCGACTTGCAACTGATCGACGAATTAAAAACAAGTGATGATTATTTATTAAATTTAAGTCAAGATTTTGAAATTTATCATATATTCACACCAAAAAAAGAAACTTTACGTGACAAACTTGCAAATTCTTGCAATGCAATTTTTTCCGCAACAATAAAAAATAAAATTTTTAAAGAAGAAGAAAAATATCCTCTTTTTATATAA